One part of the Spiroplasma turonicum genome encodes these proteins:
- the xseB gene encoding exodeoxyribonuclease VII small subunit, which yields MNNFNEIIEEIKQISNKLNDPSTKMEDTIELFKKGNELIKKAKEMLLNIEGEVKKVMNDGSITDFE from the coding sequence ATGAACAATTTTAATGAAATAATAGAAGAAATTAAACAAATTTCAAATAAGCTAAATGATCCATCAACTAAAATGGAAGATACAATTGAATTATTTAAAAAGGGCAATGAACTTATTAAAAAAGCTAAAGAAATGCTCTTAAACATAGAGGGTGAAGTCAAAAAAGTTATGAACGATGGTTCAATTACTGATTTTGAATAA